One Deltaproteobacteria bacterium genomic window carries:
- a CDS encoding DUF4926 domain-containing protein — translation MAQRKRSLKVLDTVALLEDLPSRKLKRGEVGTVVELLAPNVYEVEFSDDDGQTYAELALRSDQVVLLHNRGEALRIVA, via the coding sequence ATGGCCCAACGAAAGAGAAGCCTCAAAGTACTCGACACCGTGGCATTGCTTGAAGACCTCCCGAGCCGCAAGCTCAAGCGGGGCGAGGTCGGCACGGTTGTGGAACTCCTCGCTCCGAATGTCTACGAAGTGGAGTTCAGTGATGATGACGGGCAGACGTATGCTGAACTCGCACTGCGGAGTGATCAGGTGGTTCTGCTGCACAATCGAGGAGAGGCGTTGAGAATCGTGGCCTGA